Proteins from a genomic interval of Solidesulfovibrio sp.:
- a CDS encoding DUF488 domain-containing protein, producing the protein MLREPIARGPIFTIGHDSHERAAFLSLLACQGVNLLVDVRTNPYSRYMPQFSKEALSASLRSWGVGYLHLGRELGGRAMGRGIEDAVSFARGVDRIMDAWRQAYRLALFCAEEDPRRCHRAGRIAPALLARGAKVVHIRGDGRLEPHTPAWTDFAMACLTGDQEPR; encoded by the coding sequence ATGCTCCGGGAACCGATAGCACGCGGGCCGATCTTCACCATCGGCCACGACAGCCACGAGCGGGCGGCCTTCTTGAGCCTGCTCGCCTGCCAGGGCGTCAACCTGCTGGTGGACGTGCGCACGAACCCCTATTCGCGGTACATGCCGCAGTTTTCCAAGGAGGCGCTTTCGGCCTCGTTGCGCTCCTGGGGCGTGGGCTACCTGCACCTCGGCCGGGAGCTCGGCGGGCGCGCCATGGGGCGGGGCATCGAGGACGCGGTTTCCTTCGCCCGGGGCGTGGACCGGATCATGGACGCCTGGCGGCAAGCCTACCGCCTGGCGCTTTTTTGCGCCGAGGAGGACCCCCGGCGCTGCCACCGGGCCGGCCGCATCGCCCCGGCCCTGCTCGCCCGGGGGGCGAAAGTGGTGCACATCCGGGGCGACGGACGCCTGGAGCCCCACACCCCGGCCTGGACCGAC
- a CDS encoding DNA-3-methyladenine glycosylase I has protein sequence MAEGDLRARCPWCGTDPLYVDYHDREWGTPLHDDRAFFELLILEGAQAGLSWYTILKRREGYRAAYDGFDPEKVAAYGPPKLAELAVDARIIRNRAKIAASVANARAFLAVREAFGSFDAYFWRFVDGKPVVGNVRDMRQVPATTPLAETVSRDLKARGFGFVGPTIVYAFMQSAGLVNDHLTGCFRFRELAGAS, from the coding sequence ATGGCCGAGGGCGACCTCCGGGCGCGCTGCCCCTGGTGCGGCACCGACCCGCTGTACGTGGACTACCACGACCGGGAATGGGGCACGCCCCTGCACGACGACCGCGCGTTTTTCGAACTGCTCATCCTGGAGGGGGCGCAGGCCGGGCTGTCCTGGTACACCATCCTCAAGCGCCGGGAGGGCTACCGGGCGGCCTACGACGGCTTCGACCCCGAGAAGGTGGCGGCCTACGGCCCGCCCAAGCTGGCCGAGCTGGCCGTCGATGCCCGCATCATCCGCAACCGGGCCAAGATCGCCGCCTCGGTGGCCAACGCCAGGGCCTTCCTGGCCGTGCGCGAGGCCTTCGGCTCCTTTGACGCCTATTTCTGGCGCTTCGTGGACGGCAAGCCCGTGGTCGGCAACGTGCGCGACATGCGCCAGGTGCCGGCCACCACGCCCCTGGCCGAAACCGTCAGCCGCGACCTGAAGGCACGCGGCTTCGGTTTCGTCGGCCCGACCATCGTCTACGCCTTCATGCAATCGGCGGGTCTGGTCAACGACCATCTGACGGGTTGCTTCCGCTTCCGGGAGCTCGCCGGGGCGTCCTGA
- a CDS encoding menaquinone biosynthesis decarboxylase: MAYKDLQEFLKLLEKKGELRRIAAALDPCLEIAEVTDRVSKAVGPALFFENPKGSRFPVVTNAFGSFPRMHLALACDDLDALGRRIDAVLEMEKPEGLIDKLKLLPKLAKMAGIFPKTVGSGRCQDVVLTGDAVDLSILPVLTTWPGDAGPFITLPVVVTRDPASGKRNVGMYRMQVYDKNTTGMHWHRHKGGAAHFHGSKKRGERLPVAVAIGPDPACTYAATAPLPDDIDEFLFAGFLRQSPVELVRCKTVDLEVPANSQFVLEGYVEPGELRREGPFGDHTGYYSLADDYPVFHVTALTHRADAVYPATLVGPPPMEDCYMGKATERLFLPLIKKQLPEIVDMSLPLEGVFHNFCFVSIDKRYPGQTRKIMYAIWGLGQMMFTKVIVVVDANVNVHNTAEVLWRLGNNVDPRRDVVIVDGPLDALDHAAPLPCYGGKMGIDATKKGPEDGHLREWPDSLTMSAAVKARIDALWDGLGL, translated from the coding sequence ATGGCGTACAAGGACTTGCAGGAATTTCTGAAGCTTTTGGAGAAAAAGGGCGAACTGCGGCGCATCGCGGCCGCACTCGACCCCTGCCTCGAAATCGCCGAGGTCACGGACCGGGTGTCCAAGGCCGTGGGCCCGGCCCTTTTTTTCGAGAACCCCAAGGGTTCGCGCTTTCCCGTGGTCACCAACGCTTTCGGCTCGTTTCCCCGCATGCACCTGGCCCTTGCCTGCGACGACCTCGACGCCCTGGGCCGGCGCATCGACGCCGTGCTGGAAATGGAAAAGCCCGAAGGGCTCATCGACAAGCTCAAGCTGTTGCCCAAGCTGGCCAAGATGGCCGGCATCTTTCCGAAAACCGTCGGGAGCGGCCGCTGCCAGGACGTGGTTTTGACCGGTGACGCCGTCGATCTCTCCATCCTGCCCGTCCTGACCACCTGGCCGGGCGACGCCGGGCCGTTCATCACCCTGCCCGTGGTCGTGACCAGGGACCCGGCCAGCGGCAAGCGCAACGTCGGCATGTACCGCATGCAGGTCTACGACAAGAACACCACCGGCATGCACTGGCATCGCCACAAGGGCGGCGCGGCCCACTTCCACGGCTCGAAAAAGCGCGGCGAGCGTCTGCCCGTGGCCGTGGCCATCGGTCCCGATCCGGCCTGCACCTACGCCGCCACGGCGCCGCTGCCCGACGACATCGACGAGTTCCTGTTCGCCGGCTTTTTGCGCCAGTCCCCGGTGGAACTGGTGCGCTGCAAGACCGTGGACCTGGAGGTGCCGGCCAACAGCCAGTTCGTGCTGGAAGGCTACGTCGAGCCCGGCGAACTGCGCCGGGAAGGCCCCTTCGGCGACCACACCGGCTACTATTCCCTGGCCGACGACTACCCGGTCTTCCACGTGACGGCGCTCACCCACCGCGCCGATGCCGTGTATCCGGCCACCCTGGTCGGGCCGCCGCCCATGGAGGACTGCTACATGGGCAAGGCCACCGAGCGCCTGTTTTTACCGCTCATCAAGAAGCAATTGCCGGAAATCGTGGACATGAGCCTGCCGCTCGAAGGCGTGTTCCACAACTTCTGCTTCGTCTCCATCGACAAGCGCTACCCCGGCCAGACGCGCAAGATCATGTACGCCATCTGGGGCCTGGGCCAGATGATGTTCACCAAGGTCATCGTGGTGGTGGACGCGAATGTCAACGTGCACAACACCGCCGAGGTCCTGTGGCGGCTGGGTAACAACGTCGACCCCCGGCGCGACGTGGTCATCGTGGACGGGCCGCTCGACGCCCTGGACCATGCCGCGCCCCTGCCCTGCTACGGCGGCAAGATGGGCATCGACGCCACGAAAAAGGGCCCCGAGGACGGGCACCTGCGCGAGTGGCCCGATTCGCTGACCATGTCCGCCGCGGTCAAGGCCCGCATCGACGCCCTGTGGGACGGGCTGGGGCTGTAG